From one Aquila chrysaetos chrysaetos chromosome 7, bAquChr1.4, whole genome shotgun sequence genomic stretch:
- the LOC115343728 gene encoding cell cycle control protein 50C-like, protein MKNKTSFLPQEGEARPSRCPDNSAFKQQKLPAWKPQLTIAAVLSSFFLTGVFCLSVGVCLIMSANSVREIQIDYSDKCSDCSKLRENSSNWNKECHCSVNFMLKEDILGDVFMYYGLQNFYQNHRRYVISRSDAQLLGRNVNIQKSYCAPFTTYRNGTPMAPCGAIANSMFNDTIDLFYNLNSSVIQVPLLKTGNSWWTDKNVKFRNPKSYNLSSAFAGTARPPYWQKPVYLLDEEDERNNGYVNDDFIIWMRVSAFATFRNLYRRVRRIRQFADGLPAGNYTFHISYNFPVTKFKGRKHVILSTVVWSGGSNPFLGIAYVVSGTAATLTGFVITVIHLKLRKKKTFFQK, encoded by the exons atgaaaaacaagacaaGTTTCCTTCCGCAAGAAGGAGAGGCACGTCCTTCCAGATGTCCGGATAACAGTGCATTCAAACAACAGAAGCTACCAGCTTGGAAGCCCCAGCTTACCATTGCGGCTGTGCTGTCCAGCTTTTTTCTCACAGGCGTGTTCTGCCTTTCTGTGGGAGTCTGCCTCATAATGTCTGCAAACAGCGTCAGAGAAATCCAG ATTGATTATTCAGATAAGTGCTCAGATTGTTCAAAACTTCGTGAAAATTCCTCTAATTGGAATAAGGAATGCCACTGTTCTGTTAATTTCATGCTAAAGGAAGATATATTG GGTGACGTTTTTATGTACTATGGCTTGCAAAACTTCTATCAAAACCACCGTCGATATGTGATATCAAGAAGTGACGCACAATTGCTGGGTCGAAATGTAAAT ATTCAGAAGAGCTACTGCGCACCCTTCACCACCTACCGAAATGGGACACCCATGGCTCCCTGCGGTGCTATTGCCAACAGCATGTTCAATG ATACTATTGATCTATTTTACAATCTTAACTCATCTGTTATTCAAGTACCACTGCTGAAGACTGGAAACAGTTGGTGGAcagataaaaatgtgaaatttcgCAATCCAAAATCATACAATCTCTCTTCTGCGTTTGCAG GGACAGCAAGACCTCCTTACTGGCAGAAACCAGTGTATTTGTTAGATGAGGAAGATGAAAGGAACAACGGTTATGTAAATGACGACTTCATTATCTGGATGCGAGTGTCAGCCTTTGCTACATTCAGAAATCTTTACCGTCGTGTCAGACGGATAAGGCAGTTTGCAGATGGCCTTCCAGCAGGGAATTACACTTTTCATATTTCCTATA ACTTCCCTGTTACCAAATTCAAGGGGAGGAAGCATGTGATTCTTTCAACCGTGGTATGGAGCGGAGGAAGTAACCCATTCCTGGGAATTGCCTATGTGGTTTCTGGCACAGCAGCAACCCTGACAGGTTTTGTCATAACTGTCATCCACTTAAagctcagaaaaaagaaaacgtTCTTTCAGAAGTAA